TCGCCCGCGAGCACCTCCCGCACGACACCGGCGTTGAACGCGGCGTCCTCCCCGCGCAGGTCGGCGATCGTGACGGGCACGAGGCCGAGGTCCGCGGCGGGGTCCAGGCGGTGCTCCCCGACCTCGCCGTCACGCACCTCCCAGACCCGGGCCGGGCCGGTCGGCGCGAGCTCGTCGAGCCCGTCGTCGCCGCGGAACACCAGCGCGCTCGACCCCCGTGCCGCGAGCACGCCCGCCACGAGCACCGCCATCCGGGCGTCCGCGACCCCGATCGCGCTCGCGGCCGGCTGCGCCGGGTTGGTGACCGGCCCGAGGAAGTTGAACGCCGTGGCGACACCGAGCTCGCGGCGGACGACCGCCGCGTGCCGCATCGACGGGTGGAAGACCTGCGCGAAGCAGAACGTGATGCCGACCTCGGTCGCGAGCTCGGCCACGCGCTCGACGGGCTGGTCGAGCCGGATCCCGAGCGCCTCGAGCACGTCCGCGGAGCCCGACGACGACGACGCCGCGCGCCCGCCGTGCTTCACGACGCGCAGGCCCGCGCCCGCGATCACGATGGCGGCCATCGTGGAGATGTTGACGGTGTGCGAACGGTCACCGCCGCTGCCGACGATGTCCACCGTCCGCCCGGGCACGGTGAACCGGTGCGCGTTCGCGAGCATGACGTCGGACAGCGCGCGGAACTCCTCGACCGTCTCGCCCTTGCTGCGCAGCCCGACGAGGAACGCGGCGACACGCGCGGGCGAGGCGCTGCCGGCCATGATCTCGCCCATCGCCCACGTGGACTGCTCGCGCGTCAGGTCACGGCCCTGGACGAGCGCCGTGAGCAGGTCGGGCCAGGTGTGCTCCGCGCTCATCCGGCGCTCGCCGCGGCACCGACCAGCTCGGCGACGACGCGCTGCACGTCGATCGGGTCGAGCGGCTGGCTGAGCACGGCGTCGGCCTGCGACCAGGACGCGAGCCACGCGTCCTGGGGCCGGCCGGTGAGGAGCAGGATCGGGGGGCACCGGAAGATCTCGTCCTTGAGCTGCCGGGCGATGCCCATGCCGCCCGCCTTGCCGGCCTCGCCGTCGAGCACGAGGACGTCGAACCCGCCGCCGTCGACGTTGCTCAGGACGGCCGCGGGCGTCGCGACCTCGACCCACGTGATGTCGGGGGCCCCGCGGCGCAGCCGTCGCCCCACGGCCAGCAGCACCTGCTGCCGGGTGTCCACGTCGTCGCTGTAGAGGAGGATCCGGGGGGCGCGCTCGCGCTCGTCCGTCGCGTCAGCTCCGTGCGGGTCGGCCGTGACCATGGTGCGTCCTCATTCGTCGTCGACGTGCGTGCCCCGGCATCTTGGCACGGCGACGGGGCGGTTGTGCAGGTCGGGGACACCGTTCCGCGCGTCGTCCCCGGGGTCGTCGGGACCCCGCTCGGGACCCCCGGAGGACCCCGGAGTCACGATGCTGAGGTGACGCTGTGACATATACCGCTCCCCGCGGGTGGGTCCGACGACCCATGCACGAGCGTCATCAGCCATAATGAACGGGTGTCGACTGCAACGGCTGCCCCTCGCACCGCACCCCACGTGAGCGTGAACCGCCCCAACCCCGTCTCCGTGGGGACGATCGTGTGGCTGGCCAGCGAGCTCATGTTCTTCGCGGGCCTGTTCGCGATGTACTTCACTCTCCGGGCGACGGTGCCCGACGAGTGGGCCGAGCAGACGCAGAAGCTCAACCTGACGTTCGCCGCGATCAACACCGCGATCCTGGTGCTCTCGTCCGTGACGTGCCAGATGGGCGTCTGGGCGGCCGAGCGGTTCCAGCCCGCACGGACCGGGAGGCTGCTCCAGGTCGGGCGCTGGGGCATGAACGAGTGGATGACGCTCACGTACGTCATGGGCGCGATCTTCATCGGCGGCCAGGTCTACGAGTACGCCGAGCTGGTCCACGAGGGCCTCACGATCGCGTCGAGCCCGTACGGCTCGGTCTTCTACCTCACGACCGGGTTCCACGGTCTGCACGTCGTCGGCGGACTCATCGCCTTCCTGTTCCTGCTCGGCCGCTCGTTCGCCGCCAAGCGGTTCGGTCACCACGAGGCGACCACCGCGATCGTGACGTCGTACTACTGGCACTTCGTCGACGTCGTCTGGATCGCGCTGTTCGCGGTCATCTACCTCCTGCGCTGACGCCCCCGGGCAGCGGCGCGCGGTTCCACCCTTCCCCAACGTGCGAGACGAGGATCGATTCGTGAAGGCACTCGCAGCCCGCAGGCACCACCGGTACGCACCGGCCGTGCTGCTCCTGCTGGCGCTGCTGCTCACCGGAGGGCTGTACGCGGTCCTCGCACCGCAGGCGGCCGACGCCGCGCCGGCCGCGGCGGGCAGCGACGACATCGCCACCGGCGAGAAGATCTTCCAGGCCAACTGCGCGACGTGCCACGGCCCGTCGGCGGAGGGCACGGACGCAGCACCGTCGCTCGTGGGCGTCGGAGCGGCCTCGGTCGACTTCCAGGTCGGCACCGGCCGCATGCCGATGCAGGCGAACGGCCCGCAGGCCCCCGCCAAGGAGGTGCAGTTCACCGACGAGCAGATCGAGCAGCTCGCGGCGTTCGTCGCGTCGCTGGGCGCCGGCCCGTCGGTGCCGAGCGAGGAGATGGTGGACCCGGCGCAGGGCGACGTGGCGAACGGCATGGCCCTCTTCCGCACGAACTGCGCGATGTGCCACAACGCCGTCGGCGCGGGCGGCGCGCTCTCCGAGGGCAAGTGGGCCCCGTCGGTCGTCGAGACGTCGCCCCGGCACATCTACGAGGCCATGCTCACCGGCCCGCAGTCGATGCCCGTCTTCAACGACGCGAACCTCTCCCCCGAGGAGAAGCGCGACATCATCGCCTACATCGACGCGCAGCGTGAGCCGTCCCCCGGTGGCATCAAGCTGGGATCGCTCGGCCCCGTCAGCGAGGGCGTGTGGATCTGGCTCGTGGGCATCGGCCTGCTGATCGGTATGTCCGTCTGGATCGGAGCGAGGTCCTCGTGAGCATGCAGCACAACCCGGTTCCCGGGAACACCGAGGCCGTCGAGGTCCACCGTGACGGCGGGCACTACCCGGACCGCTTCGAGAACCCCGGTCTCGAGGAGCACCGCCCGCGTCTGGGCGACGTCGACCCGGCCGCGAGCAAGCGCGCGGAGCGTCAGGTCGTCGCGCTGTTCCTGGTCTCCCTGCTCGGCACGGTCGTCTTCATCGCGGCGTACTTCGTGGTGCCGCTCGGCGACACGCCCGAGACCATGCAGCGCTCGAACCTCTTCCTCGGGCTGGGCCTGTTCCTGAGCCTGTTCGGGATCGGCGCGGCCGCGGTCCACTGGGCCAAGGCGCTCATGAACGACCACGAGCGCGCGGAGGAGCGCCACCCGCAGCGCAGCTCCGACGAGAACCGCGCGGCCGCCATCCAAGCGCTCAAGGACGGTGCCGAGGACTCGGGCATCGGCCGCCGCGGCGTGCTCAAGGGCGCGTTCGCGTCCGCGCTCGCGATCTTCCCGCTCACGATCGTCCTGCCCCTCATCGGTGAGGTCGGCGAGGACTGGGACGTCTCGAAGTTCAAGCACACGTGGTGGAAGAAGGGCACGAAGCTCGCCCTCGACCCGTCTGGCGAGCCGATCAAGGCCGCCGACGTCACCATCGGGTCGGTCTTCCACGTCATCCCCGAGGACCTGCACGAGGCCGAGCACCCGCTCGACGAGAAGGCCAAGGCCGTCGTGCTGCTCATCCGGATGGACCCGCGCGACCTCAAGTCCGAGCAGGGCGAGGGCTGGTCGTACGACGGCATCGTCGCCTTCTCGAAGATCTGCACCCACGTCGGGTGCCCCGTAGCTCTGTACGAGCAGCAGACGCACCACCTGCTCTGCCCGTGCCACCAGTCCACGTTCGACGTGGCCGACGGCGCCAAGGTCGTCTTCGGTCCCGCCAACAGGCCGCTGCCTCAGCTGCCCATCGAGGTCGACGACGAGGGCTACATCGTCGCGCAGTCCGACTTCCACGAGCCTGTCGGTCCGAGCTACTGGGAGCGCCTGAAGTGACCACCACCACCACCCGCACGGGCGCCGCTGCCGGCGCCACCGCGGACTACCTCGACCAGCGGACCGGCATCGGCACCGCGGTCAAGACGTTCGCGCGCAAGATCTTCCCCGACCACTGGTCGTTCCTGCTCGGCGAGATCGCGCTGTTCAGCCTCGTCGTGCTCATCATCTCGGGCGTGTTCCTCACGATGTTCTTCGTGCCGAGCATGGCCGAGACGCAC
The Cellulomonas sp. NS3 DNA segment above includes these coding regions:
- a CDS encoding cytochrome c oxidase subunit 3; this translates as MSVNRPNPVSVGTIVWLASELMFFAGLFAMYFTLRATVPDEWAEQTQKLNLTFAAINTAILVLSSVTCQMGVWAAERFQPARTGRLLQVGRWGMNEWMTLTYVMGAIFIGGQVYEYAELVHEGLTIASSPYGSVFYLTTGFHGLHVVGGLIAFLFLLGRSFAAKRFGHHEATTAIVTSYYWHFVDVVWIALFAVIYLLR
- a CDS encoding c-type cytochrome; amino-acid sequence: MKALAARRHHRYAPAVLLLLALLLTGGLYAVLAPQAADAAPAAAGSDDIATGEKIFQANCATCHGPSAEGTDAAPSLVGVGAASVDFQVGTGRMPMQANGPQAPAKEVQFTDEQIEQLAAFVASLGAGPSVPSEEMVDPAQGDVANGMALFRTNCAMCHNAVGAGGALSEGKWAPSVVETSPRHIYEAMLTGPQSMPVFNDANLSPEEKRDIIAYIDAQREPSPGGIKLGSLGPVSEGVWIWLVGIGLLIGMSVWIGARSS
- a CDS encoding ubiquinol-cytochrome c reductase iron-sulfur subunit — protein: MQHNPVPGNTEAVEVHRDGGHYPDRFENPGLEEHRPRLGDVDPAASKRAERQVVALFLVSLLGTVVFIAAYFVVPLGDTPETMQRSNLFLGLGLFLSLFGIGAAAVHWAKALMNDHERAEERHPQRSSDENRAAAIQALKDGAEDSGIGRRGVLKGAFASALAIFPLTIVLPLIGEVGEDWDVSKFKHTWWKKGTKLALDPSGEPIKAADVTIGSVFHVIPEDLHEAEHPLDEKAKAVVLLIRMDPRDLKSEQGEGWSYDGIVAFSKICTHVGCPVALYEQQTHHLLCPCHQSTFDVADGAKVVFGPANRPLPQLPIEVDDEGYIVAQSDFHEPVGPSYWERLK
- the trpD gene encoding anthranilate phosphoribosyltransferase, whose protein sequence is MSAEHTWPDLLTALVQGRDLTREQSTWAMGEIMAGSASPARVAAFLVGLRSKGETVEEFRALSDVMLANAHRFTVPGRTVDIVGSGGDRSHTVNISTMAAIVIAGAGLRVVKHGGRAASSSSGSADVLEALGIRLDQPVERVAELATEVGITFCFAQVFHPSMRHAAVVRRELGVATAFNFLGPVTNPAQPAASAIGVADARMAVLVAGVLAARGSSALVFRGDDGLDELAPTGPARVWEVRDGEVGEHRLDPAADLGLVPVTIADLRGEDAAFNAGVVREVLAGEAVPSRETVLLNAATGIVADGTLPGTAEGSLVERLRTGMEIARRSVDDGAAAAVLERWRAAAV